The DNA sequence GACTCAGTAACTGAAGATGACTGGTCCTCAACCATTAAGCAGATCCTGGAGAATGGAACTCATGATAGAGCTGAAGAGATGAAGGACATGTTGCAAATCAGCCAGAGAAGTCTGGACAAACCCTCTCATTTTGGTAAGATGTGCTGCCTGCTTCAATGTCCTTCAATGTCCCTTACAGATTTTTGAGGATTTCTTTTTATTCCAAGACTCTGTAGAGGTAAATGGGTTTCTCCTTCAGGCCAACCAATGTTTTTTCCTACTGTCAGTGAGATTAAGGCTACTATGTGCTGGGAATATAAACCTAATGCACTGTAAACACAATAATTATTGGTAAAAACATTCCAGACTATTTGGATAGACTCAGAAATGCCTCTTTACTTCATTTCAGCATTTACATTATACAATATCAGTCAGTGTTTTGTTTGACCTCTATAGATGACTGTACGACAAAATGTCGTTCCCTCTCTAAGATGAGCATCTCTTCAGCTGGCAGCTCCAGTTATCACCTCCACCGCGAGCCTTCTTACAGCCTTGAAGATTCAGAGGATGATGATGAATCTGAGATACATGTCTTTTATAGTCCCGCCACACATAGGGAGCACTCACCAGATGAGGTTCCTCCACAGGTAAAGTCAAAAAGTAATGACAAAATCTGTTGAAACTGTGACTGTGACATTTTGTCATAATGCCTTTGTTTGAATGCAAAGCTGGAGACCGAAGTCCATTCATACTCCTATAACCTAATGGGGCTTCACTGCATTCTTTAAAAGCAGTTAAtgcaaaacatacattttgtatcTCTCTGACACTAGATTATTGAGCTCAACAAGCGTATGTCAGCAATTGAGACTCTTCTGAGCCGTTTGGAGCAGAAACTGACCTTACCTGTAATGGGGACAGAACAAGTAAGTTTAAAGTAAATCTTCACAACCTACAGgttattattttcagtttatgaatgaaatgttttaagcacaatactgtacaatacatttttgttactgtttctgaaagaagtctcttacactcacaaagactgcgtttatttgataaaaaatacagtaaagactgtattattgtgaaatattatccaGTGCaaatgttccttcagaaatcattataatacacTGATTCGGTGCTGgagcaacatttcttattattataaatgtaaaaaatgttatgCTGCTTCTTTTTCAGGATTCAATAGAAAATTCAGTTTATGTAAGAATGTAAAAGGCTTTACTGTTTGATATAttaaatacatccttgctgaaataaagtatttttacattacactttttggtaatgaaagtaaaaatgtgtaacaaaagtgttacactttatattagatttatcaTGTAATTACTCTGATGTTACACAGCAGGGATCAGTAAGTTAGGCTTTGCATATAAATTGTGGTTGGTGTCCagaatgttacactttatattaagtgaacAGTTCCTGAAGAACTGTAAGTACACTGATATTACATTGGTCCTCCAACTCGAGAGCCAATTCCTCCCACTTTACAtatacctaaacctacccatctccacctcctggatcgcatttccacccctaaacctactcaTCTCATTCCAGCCCTAAACCTACTCATCTATAAACCTACCGTAAACCTactcatctccaccccctggatcccatttctacccctaaacctactcaTCTCCACCCACTGGATACCATTTCCACCCCTGAACCTATACCATCTCCAcctcctggatcccatttccacccctaaacctactcatctccacctcctggatcccatttccacccctaaacctatacCATCTTCACCccttggatcccatttccacccctaaacctataccatctccacctcctggatcccatttccacccctaaacctactcaTCTACAcctcctggatcccatttccacccctaaacctacccatctccacctcctggatcccatttccaggCCTAAACCTACTCATCTCCAcctcctggatcccatttccacccctaaacctactcatctccaccccctgatcccatttccacccctaaacctatacCATCTCCACCgcctggatcccatttcctcccctaaacctactcatctccaccccctggatcccatttctaCCCCtgaacctacccatctccaccccctggatcccatttccacccctaaacctataccatctccaccccctggatcccatttccacccctaaacctatacCATcttcaccccctggatcccatttccacccctaaacctactcatctccacctcctggatcccatttccacccatAAACCTACTCATCTCCACCTcgtggatcccatttccacccctaaacctataccatctccaccccctggatcccatttccacccctaaacctatacaatctccacctcctggatcccatttccacccctaaacctactcatctccacctcctggatcccatttccacccctaaacataTACTATCTCCAcctcctggatcccatttccacccctaaacttaCTCATCTCCACCTTCTGGATCCCATTTCCTCCCCTAAACCTactcatctccaccccctggatcccatttctaCCCCtgaacctacccatctccaccccctggatcccattttcacccctaaacctataccatctccaccccctggatcccatttccacccctaaacctataccatctccaccccctggatcccatttccacccctaaacctatacCATCTTCACCTCCTGGATCGCATTTCCATCCCTAAACTTACTCATCTCCAcctcctggatcccatttccagcCCTAAACCTAtaccatctccaccccctggatcccatttccacccctaaacccacGCATCTACAcctcctggatcccatttccacccctaaacctacccatctccacctcctggatcccatttccaggCCTAAACCTACTCATCTCCAcctcctggatcccatttccacccctaaacctactcatctccaccccctgatcccatttccacccctaaacctataccatctccacctcctggatcccatttccacccctaaacctatacCATCTTCAcctcctggatcccatttccatcCCTAAACTTACTCATCTCCAcctcctggatcccatttccagcCCTAAACCTACTCATCTCTAcctcctggatcccatttccacccccaaACCTACTCATCTCCAcctcctggatcccatttccacccctaaacctataccatctccaccccctggatcccatttccacccctaaacctactcatctccaccccctggatcccatttccacccctaaacctactcatctccacctcctggatcccatttccacccctaaacctataccatctccacctcctggatcccatttccacccctaaacttactcatctccacctcctggatcccatttccagccctaaacctactcatctccacctcctggatcccatttccacccctaaacctacccatctccacctcctggatcccatttccacccctaaacctacccatctccacctcctggatcccatttccaccattaAACTTACCCATCTCCACCTCCTGGATCCCATCTCCACCCTCTGGAACAAATCGTTCCAATTAGTCTTATACAtgttgttgttacaaaatgtaattaaatatgtcctgttacacatttgtacttacacaaaccATTCTGAAGGTTCTTTCTTACATGTGTGTAACACCTGACTTTAATTCCTAAAGTAGTTTTCCTTGTCTTCCTTTAGGTTGAGCAGAAAGAGGATGATCTGTCTCCAGCTGACTTAGAGGAGCTAGAGCTCAGGAAAAAGCTTGTTGAACTTACTGAAAAAATAAGTGACAAAGGCTCGTCTGATGAGGAGGATGTAATGAAACCTTCAGAGGCCTCTCCAAAGAAAGGGGCAGTTTATTATGCTCCAGCTATGAGAGGAGATTCAGCTGGACTTGGGCATGTCAGACACCCATGGCCTCTTGAGGTTGAGTGGGTAAGATTAAGAAACAGTCAAATTCAAGcagttatttattaatgtttcttCAGCAGTACTTTGGTTTGAACGCACATTGCTGttcttattaatttttaatattatttaatatttaaaaaaatagaatttaatatagaatttaaattttatatttttttttattgtatcctCTAGAAAGCAAAGCCAACTGTACCTAAACCTTTAAAGAAGCAGAAGAGGGTGAGGTCCTTTGAGTTTAGCAACACAACCAGCTGTGAGCTGTCGCAACTGGAGGGTAAAGTTGCACAGGCAGTGGCCAGCGTCCAGAGCACTCAAAGTGGAGTATGCCACTCAGTCTAAACTTTTCAATTTACTCCACATTCCTTCTTCCAACAAAGATGTAACTCTCCATGTCTTGCCTTAACTGTTTGTTAACCATTGCTATGTTCTTCATGGAAAGGTTACAGATATTCAGAAAAGAATCGCTGCTTTGAGTGCTGCAGGGATGAAGGTGGAGACGTCCCACAGACAGGTATGTAGCAGTCCAGCTGCTCAGAGAGACATACAGTATTACTGTTACATTACAGTTACATACAGTTACATACAGATCCCGGGCTGTACAGGAACATGTACTGAAACTTTCAAAGAATTGTGAGCTAAATTCTGTTTAGCAGCTCTTTGCGGCAATTTCAGAAAGAGGCTAAATATGGTTTTGTTCTTCCCTGACTCCTCAGCCATCAAGAACATTGCATGAATTACCACTTAGTAAGTGCAAAGCTTTGTACTGCATATTCAGTAACattcacattaacattatatattgCAGCATCCTTGTGTTGTATAAAAGCTAAAAGCTACATTTGTTTTCATCTTCTTTTGCACTTAATTTTGTAGAAATGTCTTTGCaattatatatcaaaatattaaaccaaatgcatttattttaaagatagcatgttttttttaacaaaacatttcacaaaagttTGTCTGATTTCAGATTATAAATAGATTGTTCCCAGATACAAACGCTTGTATTTGTAAACCACAATTAGACATATAAACCGAGTTTTATTTCACAGTGCACAGTGATTTTAATGCATTCCACTGATAGAAATCAGATCCCCAGATCCGCTTCTGGAACAAATCGACTAGCCACATCCATTGGTCATGGAAGAACCTATGGAAAATGTTCAGTTTGGTTAAGATGTGAGCTGTGATGAAATCGAAGTGAATTGCTTATAGCCTTAACAGATTGCCTTTTCATATAGTCACCAAAAGCTCTTTACTACTTGTCGGGCTTCTAATCAAAATTCAATCAGTATTCATTTACTGTAAATAACAACATGAAGAACCATGTCTCATGTTCTTTTTGCTTTCTCTGAAGGAGGCAGCAATGAAGCAAGATCTTTACGGAAGCTGGTGATGTGAAGCAACTTCAGCAAGCTAGCGCTCTTCCACATATTTCACATTCACAAGTCCATGATGGCATACACATATAAGGCATATTTCTTATGTTAATGAAATCAGCTCCAAGGCTTTGTGGTATTcccattttaataatatataattaatacttGCTTTAATCTTTCAGTATATGAGTGTCAGATTATCCTGAAAAAATGAGAGTCTCACAATGTagcatgtgcttttttttttttttttttttttttagaacagaagatttctattatgcacacaatatacatttttgtctACATTTCACCTATTAACTGCTGTTGTTTTGATAAAAACTCA is a window from the Carassius gibelio isolate Cgi1373 ecotype wild population from Czech Republic chromosome A9, carGib1.2-hapl.c, whole genome shotgun sequence genome containing:
- the mlphb gene encoding melanophilin isoform X2 — encoded protein: MMPNSSNGKNLDLSRLTDDEAKHVWQVIQRDFHLRKKEENRLGQLKTKIMKEDTKRELLEYQPKLSDSLCIRCLQPFKFLVNSKRQCLDCKLFVCKSCSRFNKKDHGWVCDPCHMARILKIGTLEWFHENVRSRFKRFGSAKVMNSLFKRLNSDRACSQTDLREPRDDDTHSMPEVHTGSLYSQEDEQSERADRHHFSLMRKGRRLLPVDPLDFNLGVENSAYSRPPILLYSGSQEKVAQSKDSVTEDDWSSTIKQILENGTHDRAEEMKDMLQISQRSLDKPSHFDDCTTKCRSLSKMSISSAGSSSYHLHREPSYSLEDSEDDDESEIHVFYSPATHREHSPDEVPPQIIELNKRMSAIETLLSRLEQKLTLPVMGTEQVEQKEDDLSPADLEELELRKKLVELTEKISDKGSSDEEDVMKPSEASPKKGAVYYAPAMRGDSAGLGHVRHPWPLEVEWKAKPTVPKPLKKQKRVRSFEFSNTTSCELSQLEGKVAQAVASVQSTQSGVTDIQKRIAALSAAGMKVETSHRQEAAMKQDLYGSW
- the mlphb gene encoding melanophilin isoform X1; translation: MMPNSSNGKNLDLSRLTDDEAKHVWQVIQRDFHLRKKEENRLGQLKTKIMKEDTKRELLEYQPKLSDSLCIRCLQPFKFLVNSKRQCLDCKLFVCKSCSRFNKKDHGWVCDPCHMARILKIGTLEWFHENVRSRFKRFGSAKVMNSLFKRLNSDRACSQTDLREPRDDDTHSMPEVHTGSLYSQEDEQSERADRHHFSLMRKGRRLLPVDPLDFNLGVENSAYSRPPILLYSGSQEKVAQSKDSVTEDDWSSTIKQILENGTHDRAEEMKDMLQISQRSLDKPSHFDDCTTKCRSLSKMSISSAGSSSYHLHREPSYSLEDSEDDDESEIHVFYSPATHREHSPDEVPPQIIELNKRMSAIETLLSRLEQKLTLPVMGTEQVEQKEDDLSPADLEELELRKKLVELTEKISDKGSSDEEDVMKPSEASPKKGAVYYAPAMRGDSAGLGHVRHPWPLEVEWKAKPTVPKPLKKQKRVRSFEFSNTTSCELSQLEGKVAQAVASVQSTQSGVTDIQKRIAALSAAGMKVETSHRQPSRTLHELPLRGSNEARSLRKLVM
- the mlphb gene encoding melanophilin isoform X4 produces the protein MMPNSSNGKNLDLSRLTDDEAKHVWQVIQRDFHLRKKEENRLGQLKTKIMKEDTKRELLEYQPKLSDSLCIRCLQPFKFLVNSKRQCLDCKLFVCKSCSRFNKKDHGWVCDPCHMARILKIGTLEWFHENVRSRFKRFGSAKVMNSLFKRLNSDRACSQTDLREPRDDDTHSMPEVHTGSLYSQEDEQSERADRHHFSLMRKGRRLLPVDPLDFNLGVENSAYSRPPILLYSGSQEKVAQSKDSVTEDDWSSTIKQILENGTHDRAEEMKDMLQISQRSLDKPSHFDDCTTKCRSLSKMSISSAGSSSYHLHREPSYSLEDSEDDDESEIHVFYSPATHREHSPDEVPPQIIELNKRMSAIETLLSRLEQKLTLPVMGTEQVEQKEDDLSPADLEELELRKKLVELTEKISDKGSSDEEDVMKPSEASPKKGAVYYAPAMRGDSAGLGHVRHPWPLEVEWKAKPTVPKPLKKQKRVRSFEFSNTTSCELSQLEGKVAQAVASVQSTQSYRYSEKNRCFECCRDEGGDVPQTAIKNIA
- the mlphb gene encoding melanophilin isoform X3 — its product is MMPNSSNGKNLDLSRLTDDEAKHVWQVIQRDFHLRKKEENRLGQLKTKIMKEDTKRELLEYQPKLSDSLCIRCLQPFKFLVNSKRQCLDCKLFVCKSCSRFNKKDHGWVCDPCHMARILKIGTLEWFHENVRSRFKRFGSAKVMNSLFKRLNSDRACSQTDLREPRDDDTHSMPEVHTGSLYSQEDEQSERADRHHFSLMRKGRRLLPVDPLDFNLGVENSAYSRPPILLYSGSQEKVAQSKDSVTEDDWSSTIKQILENGTHDRAEEMKDMLQISQRSLDKPSHFDDCTTKCRSLSKMSISSAGSSSYHLHREPSYSLEDSEDDDESEIHVFYSPATHREHSPDEVPPQIIELNKRMSAIETLLSRLEQKLTLPVMGTEQVEQKEDDLSPADLEELELRKKLVELTEKISDKGSSDEEDVMKPSEASPKKGAVYYAPAMRGDSAGLGHVRHPWPLEVEWKAKPTVPKPLKKQKRVRSFEFSNTTSCELSQLEGKVAQAVASVQSTQSYRYSEKNRCFECCRDEGGDVPQTGGSNEARSLRKLVM